The segment CGGTGGCCGGCATCCTCGACGTGCTCGACAACTACGCCTTCGTGCGGACTTCGGGCTACCTGGCCGGCCCCAACGACGTGTACGTGTCGATGAACATGGTGCGCAAGAACGGCCTGCGCCGCGGTGACGCGGTGACCGGTGCCGTGCGGGTGGCCCGCGAGGGCGAAGGCGGCGGCGGGAACAACCCGCGCCAGAAGTTCAACCCGCTGGTGCGCCTGGACACCGTCAACGGTGGCCCGGTGGAGAACGCCAAGAACCGGCCCGACTTCCAGAAGCTGACCCCGCTGTATCCCAATCAGCGGTTGCGCCTGGAGACCACCCCGGAACGCCTCACCACCCGCGTCATCGACCTGATCATGCCGATCGGCAAGGGGCAGCGCGCGCTGATCGTGTCACCGCCCAAGGCCGGTAAGACCACGATCATGCAGGACATCGCCAACGCGATCACCAAGAACAACCCGGAATGCCATCTGATGGTCGTGCTCGTCGACGAGCGCCCCGAAGAGGTCACCGATATGCAGCGTTCGGTGGTCGGCGAGGTGATCGCCTCGACGTTCGACCGTCCGCCCTCAGACCACACCCAGGCCGCTGAGCTGGCCATCGAGCGGGCCAAGCGCCTGGTCGAGCAGGGCAAGGACGTCGTGGTCTTGCTGGACTCGATCACCCGTCTGGGCCGCGCCTACAACAATGCGTCCCCGGCATCGGGCCGTATCCTCTCCGGTGGTGTCGACTCGACCGCGCTCTACCCGCCCAAGCGTTTCCTGGGCGCGGCGCGCAATATCGAGCACGGCGGTTCGCTGACCATCATCGCCACGGCCATGGTCGAGACCGGCTCCACCGGTGACACCGTGATCTTCGAGGAGTTCAAGGGCACCGGTAACGCCGAACTGAAGCTCGACCGCAAGATCGCCGAGCGCCGCGTGTTCCCGGCCGTCGACGTCAACCCGTCGGGTACCCGTAAGGATGAGCTGCTGCTGGGCGCCGACGAGTTCGCCGTCGTGCACAAGCTGCGTCGGGTGCTGTCCGGGCTGGATCCGCATCAGGCCATCGATCTGCTGATGAGCCAGCTGCGCAAGACCAAGACCAACTACGAGTTCCTGGTCCAGGTGTCCAAGAACACCCCGGGCGGAAACAGCGACAACGACTGACCGGCTCTGCACCATCTGCGATTTCGGCGCGGTTGCGTACGCTCAGCGTACGTTTCCGCGCCGAAATGCGTTCAGGCCGTGGGATCGCTGCGCAGAGCCGGC is part of the Mycobacterium adipatum genome and harbors:
- the rho gene encoding transcription termination factor Rho, with translation MTDTDLFTASDAGEAAADSAAVDSGKAARSARGGRSGSLTSMLLPDLRALASEVGVKGTSGMRKGDLIAAIKERRGESNGAPAAAPTAAAPAAAEPAPAATQQADATEAPQQSNPQRRERRTAARQSGAPDSQKAQDGAGAKADNEGTQEAARPEKSDTSAGADNNAETRDNRDNRQSRNAEGNEAQGGGQQNRNSGGGNAGGGNSGGGGNAGNNANNSNNNDDEDGRQGRRGRRFRDRRRRGERADGGGGGNSGGGGDRGDRDTELREDDVVQPVAGILDVLDNYAFVRTSGYLAGPNDVYVSMNMVRKNGLRRGDAVTGAVRVAREGEGGGGNNPRQKFNPLVRLDTVNGGPVENAKNRPDFQKLTPLYPNQRLRLETTPERLTTRVIDLIMPIGKGQRALIVSPPKAGKTTIMQDIANAITKNNPECHLMVVLVDERPEEVTDMQRSVVGEVIASTFDRPPSDHTQAAELAIERAKRLVEQGKDVVVLLDSITRLGRAYNNASPASGRILSGGVDSTALYPPKRFLGAARNIEHGGSLTIIATAMVETGSTGDTVIFEEFKGTGNAELKLDRKIAERRVFPAVDVNPSGTRKDELLLGADEFAVVHKLRRVLSGLDPHQAIDLLMSQLRKTKTNYEFLVQVSKNTPGGNSDND